The Candidatus Dependentiae bacterium genome contains a region encoding:
- the rplA gene encoding 50S ribosomal protein L1: MKTRGKKYQQVVEKVEKNKIFSIDQALEKVKQLSYVKFDESVDIDVNVGIDPTKGDQTVRGSVVLPHGTGKKIKVLVFARGDYADQAKKAGADYVGFEDLIEKIDAGWMDFNYTVATPDVMGQVGKLAKSLGPKGLLPNKKLGTVTFDIADIVSDLKKGRAFFRNDKNGIVHFSFGKISFNVAMLRDNLMAFAKALIASKPSASKGKFLRKITISSTMGVGVLINPDDMVRL, from the coding sequence ATGAAAACGCGTGGTAAAAAATACCAACAAGTAGTGGAAAAAGTAGAAAAAAACAAAATATTTTCTATTGATCAAGCGCTCGAAAAAGTTAAACAATTGTCATATGTTAAATTTGATGAGTCTGTTGATATCGATGTTAATGTTGGTATTGATCCGACTAAGGGTGATCAGACTGTTCGTGGATCTGTAGTTTTACCACACGGTACAGGTAAAAAAATTAAGGTTCTTGTTTTCGCTCGGGGTGATTATGCTGATCAAGCGAAAAAAGCCGGTGCTGATTATGTGGGTTTTGAAGACTTAATAGAAAAAATTGATGCTGGCTGGATGGATTTTAATTATACCGTTGCAACACCGGATGTTATGGGGCAAGTAGGTAAACTTGCTAAATCATTAGGACCAAAAGGCTTATTGCCGAACAAAAAGCTGGGGACTGTGACGTTTGATATTGCTGATATTGTTTCTGATTTGAAAAAAGGTCGTGCCTTCTTTAGAAATGATAAAAATGGCATAGTTCATTTTTCTTTCGGAAAAATATCATTTAATGTAGCGATGTTGCGGGATAATTTAATGGCCTTTGCAAAAGCATTAATTGCATCAAAGCCTTCCGCATCAAAAGGTAAATTTTTGCGAAAAATTACTATTTCTTCTACCATGGGCGTTGGTGTTTTAATTAATCCTGACGATATGGTGCGTTTGTAA
- the rplL gene encoding 50S ribosomal protein L7/L12 codes for MASKFEKLLEDIGSMTVLELSDFVKALEDKFGVSAAMPIAAVGGAMAPASEATPIAEEKSEYKVTLQEAGDKKIDVIKALRKVVPGLALTEAKSKAESAPVIIAESVSKEDAQKMKETLEAAGAKVQLS; via the coding sequence ATGGCATCTAAATTCGAAAAATTACTTGAAGACATTGGTAGCATGACAGTTCTTGAGCTTTCCGATTTTGTTAAAGCATTGGAAGATAAATTTGGTGTTTCTGCGGCGATGCCAATAGCAGCTGTAGGGGGGGCGATGGCACCAGCAAGTGAAGCAACGCCTATAGCAGAAGAAAAATCAGAATACAAAGTAACTCTTCAAGAGGCTGGCGACAAAAAAATTGATGTTATAAAAGCATTGCGTAAAGTTGTGCCGGGCCTTGCTTTGACAGAAGCAAAGTCTAAAGCTGAAAGTGCCCCAGTAATAATCGCTGAAAGCGTATCTAAAGAAGATGCACAAAAAATGAAAGAAACATTAGAAGCTGCTGGTGCAAAAGTTCAACTTTCTTAA
- the rpoB gene encoding DNA-directed RNA polymerase subunit beta codes for MSKLHVNKGTVRRSFAKIKDLVPVPNLIQIQSSSFNDFVQLDYLPEERKHIGLEKVLKDIFPIDYNGKLSLGYVSYELGLWTCTCGKLIGIENRYQWSCSSCKATGCSRLDGSAACPKCTKPTAKYKSCSNCLARVTVKMPMTVDECRLNGQTFSMPLKIKIQLINWSETGQEGDRVIHDIKEQDIFFADIPVMADLYEDKGRFKLGSLGTFLINGIDRVIVSQLHRSPGAVFSQSKKVKDFRGRPYYLARIIPMRGSWLDFEFDSSDYLYVRIDKKKKLYVTTFLQALGFARDEIISLFYDFERVQCQKSEFFYLVDDALVGCRIEKGMLPEKYEKKFLGRRLTKDIIRELKSAKIDRILLRKSSLLNRVFGKDLVDPETGEVLVEQGQIFTEAHYDLFKKFKDFNFDLVQSSGYVFQPTIAMTLAQDRCVSEQEALKELHTKVWPGDSATVKEVKEQLENLFFNPRFYDLTKVGRIRVNRKLGLEISEDTVVLTKDDIVATVKYLVNLRERGEGELDDIDHLGNRRVRLVGELLSNQVYLGFLRIERIIRERFRMQEPHGALMPQDFLNVKPLSAVLREFFGLGQLSQFMDQTNPLAEIAHKRRLSALGPGGVLKDRATYEIRDVHMSHYGRICPIETPEGQTIGLISSLATYATVNELGFIETAYRPVESDGKVKDSFVFLDAFQEANQYIAQADSVKDGRLDKQKVFSRHDGNYLYVKPEKVSYVDLSSKQLVSVSSALIPFLEHDDASRALMGANMQRQAVPLIKTQAPLVGTGMEREIVAAAAGVVITAKRSGIVEYVSSEKIIICCDEGEFKTVDDWITNGIDTYYLRKFQRSSYATWIHHTPIVNRGDRVEAGDILTNGSAIDKGELALGANLLVAFMPWHGYNFEDAIVLNKRLVADDELASVHIDEYIVEARDTKLGPEEITRDIPNVSEAVLAGLDEDGIVRVGTRVKSSDILVGKVTLKGDIQYSPEEKLLRAIFGEKSREVRDTSLRVPPGVEGTVIDVKIFSRSGIRKDRRYKADIKKHIDKLESDFQDHVNFLESMMIKKIADELHGQKPSASVGTKNVVSKGTFDKNLLKDTSFEVVSNLRTTDKDYNERIKHIKILFENQMRVLTGLKEERIAKLKKGDPLPSGVIKMVKVYIAMKRSVSIGDKIAGRHGNKGLVSTIVPREDMPYLYDGTPVDIVLNPLGVPSRMNVGQILETVLGLIGHQVGQKLNELLKDQSYQATKKYLSQCYEDNFIDHFEKKHGQEGVVELAHKIAEQGLSFETPVFDGAHFKDDIKPLLESFELPISGAFKLRDGRTGNYFEQPVTVGSIYIMKLNHMVDDKLHARSVGPYSLVTQQPLGGKAQKGGQRLGEMEVWALEAHGAAYALQEMLTYKSDDVSGRHKVYEAIVRGEQVPEPGLPESFNVLVKELQSLGLQVDLFKSSKENVSE; via the coding sequence ATGTCCAAGTTGCACGTAAATAAGGGTACTGTTCGCAGATCTTTTGCTAAGATAAAAGATCTGGTGCCAGTTCCCAATTTAATTCAGATCCAATCGTCTTCGTTTAATGATTTTGTACAGTTGGATTATTTACCGGAAGAGCGTAAACACATTGGTCTTGAAAAAGTACTTAAGGATATTTTTCCCATAGATTATAATGGTAAATTATCTTTAGGATATGTTAGTTATGAATTAGGTCTTTGGACGTGTACTTGTGGTAAATTGATTGGTATTGAAAATAGGTATCAATGGAGCTGTTCTTCGTGTAAAGCAACAGGATGTTCTCGTCTTGATGGATCTGCAGCCTGTCCGAAGTGTACTAAACCTACAGCAAAATATAAATCCTGCTCTAATTGCTTAGCTCGTGTAACGGTCAAGATGCCAATGACTGTTGATGAATGTCGTTTAAATGGACAGACATTTTCTATGCCGTTGAAGATAAAAATTCAGCTTATTAATTGGTCAGAAACTGGGCAAGAGGGTGATCGTGTTATTCATGACATAAAAGAGCAGGATATCTTTTTTGCAGATATTCCAGTTATGGCTGATCTATATGAAGATAAAGGTCGATTTAAATTGGGAAGTTTAGGTACGTTTTTGATCAATGGTATTGATCGTGTGATTGTGAGTCAGCTTCACCGTTCGCCTGGCGCTGTTTTTTCACAAAGCAAAAAAGTAAAAGACTTTCGAGGTCGGCCTTACTATCTTGCTCGAATAATACCAATGCGAGGTTCTTGGTTAGATTTTGAGTTTGATAGTAGTGATTATCTGTATGTACGAATCGACAAAAAGAAAAAGTTGTATGTTACTACGTTTTTACAAGCTCTCGGTTTTGCTCGTGATGAAATTATTTCATTGTTTTATGATTTTGAACGAGTGCAATGCCAAAAAAGTGAATTTTTCTACTTAGTTGATGATGCGCTTGTTGGGTGTAGAATTGAAAAAGGCATGCTTCCTGAAAAATATGAAAAAAAGTTTTTAGGAAGACGATTAACAAAAGATATAATCAGAGAGTTAAAGTCTGCAAAGATTGATCGAATTTTGTTGCGTAAGTCGAGTTTATTAAATCGTGTTTTTGGAAAAGATCTTGTTGATCCAGAAACGGGCGAGGTGCTTGTTGAGCAGGGACAAATTTTTACTGAAGCTCACTATGATTTATTCAAAAAATTTAAAGACTTCAACTTTGATCTTGTTCAATCCTCGGGCTATGTTTTTCAGCCAACTATTGCGATGACTCTTGCGCAAGATCGTTGTGTTTCAGAGCAAGAAGCTCTGAAAGAGTTACATACTAAAGTGTGGCCAGGTGATAGTGCAACAGTCAAAGAAGTAAAGGAGCAGTTAGAAAATTTATTTTTTAATCCTCGTTTTTATGATTTAACGAAAGTTGGACGTATCAGAGTAAATAGAAAGCTTGGTCTTGAAATATCAGAAGACACGGTAGTGCTTACTAAAGATGATATTGTTGCGACGGTAAAGTACTTAGTTAATTTACGTGAGCGTGGTGAAGGTGAATTGGATGATATTGATCATTTAGGAAATAGGCGAGTGCGTCTTGTTGGTGAACTGTTGTCTAATCAAGTGTATTTAGGTTTTTTACGAATTGAGCGAATTATTCGCGAACGCTTCAGAATGCAAGAGCCGCATGGTGCGCTTATGCCTCAAGACTTTCTTAATGTTAAACCTTTAAGTGCTGTTTTGAGAGAATTTTTTGGTTTAGGACAGTTATCCCAATTCATGGACCAAACGAATCCCTTGGCAGAGATTGCGCACAAAAGACGTCTTTCTGCACTTGGGCCCGGGGGTGTTTTAAAGGATCGTGCTACATATGAAATTCGTGATGTGCACATGTCTCATTATGGTCGCATTTGTCCAATTGAGACGCCAGAAGGGCAGACAATTGGTTTAATATCTTCACTTGCAACGTACGCTACGGTGAATGAGCTTGGTTTTATTGAAACAGCTTATCGTCCAGTTGAAAGTGATGGAAAGGTAAAAGATAGCTTTGTTTTTCTCGATGCTTTTCAAGAGGCAAATCAGTATATTGCTCAAGCAGATTCTGTGAAGGATGGCAGATTAGATAAGCAAAAAGTTTTTTCTCGTCATGATGGAAACTATTTATATGTTAAGCCCGAAAAAGTTTCATATGTTGATTTGTCTTCTAAGCAATTGGTATCTGTTTCATCCGCATTGATTCCGTTTTTAGAGCATGACGACGCGTCTCGTGCTCTCATGGGTGCAAATATGCAGCGTCAAGCTGTTCCTCTTATTAAAACCCAAGCGCCATTGGTTGGTACTGGTATGGAGCGAGAAATTGTTGCCGCTGCAGCAGGCGTTGTAATTACAGCAAAACGAAGTGGTATTGTTGAATATGTTTCTTCAGAAAAGATTATTATTTGTTGTGATGAAGGTGAGTTTAAAACGGTAGATGATTGGATTACCAATGGTATTGATACATATTATTTAAGAAAATTTCAGCGCTCAAGTTATGCTACATGGATTCATCATACGCCAATTGTCAATCGTGGAGATAGAGTAGAAGCAGGTGATATTTTAACTAACGGTTCTGCAATTGATAAAGGTGAATTGGCTCTAGGTGCAAATTTATTGGTTGCCTTCATGCCGTGGCATGGCTATAATTTCGAGGATGCAATTGTTCTTAATAAACGTTTGGTTGCGGATGACGAATTAGCCTCTGTGCATATTGATGAATATATCGTCGAGGCGCGAGATACCAAGCTTGGACCAGAAGAAATTACTCGTGATATACCAAATGTAAGTGAAGCTGTTTTAGCTGGGCTTGATGAGGATGGTATTGTTCGTGTTGGAACACGAGTCAAATCTAGTGATATTTTGGTTGGTAAAGTAACGCTTAAAGGTGATATTCAATATTCTCCTGAAGAAAAGTTGTTACGCGCTATTTTTGGTGAAAAATCGCGTGAAGTTCGTGATACATCGTTACGAGTTCCACCAGGAGTGGAAGGCACTGTTATTGATGTAAAAATATTTTCTCGTTCTGGAATAAGAAAAGATAGACGTTATAAAGCAGATATTAAAAAGCATATTGATAAATTGGAATCTGATTTTCAAGATCATGTTAATTTTCTTGAGTCAATGATGATAAAAAAAATAGCCGATGAGTTGCATGGGCAAAAACCATCAGCGTCTGTAGGTACAAAAAATGTTGTTTCAAAAGGTACTTTTGACAAAAATTTATTGAAAGACACTTCTTTTGAAGTTGTTTCTAATTTGCGTACTACAGATAAAGACTATAATGAACGAATTAAGCATATTAAAATATTGTTTGAAAATCAGATGCGTGTTTTAACTGGTCTTAAAGAAGAGCGTATTGCTAAATTGAAAAAAGGTGATCCATTACCTTCTGGTGTTATCAAAATGGTTAAAGTATACATTGCCATGAAGCGTTCAGTTTCTATTGGTGATAAGATTGCTGGCCGTCATGGTAATAAAGGTCTTGTTTCTACTATTGTTCCTCGTGAAGATATGCCATATCTGTATGATGGAACACCTGTCGATATTGTTCTGAACCCATTGGGTGTACCCTCTCGTATGAATGTTGGGCAAATTTTGGAAACGGTACTTGGACTTATTGGTCATCAAGTGGGACAAAAGCTTAACGAGTTGCTCAAAGATCAAAGTTATCAGGCAACAAAAAAATATTTATCGCAATGTTATGAAGATAATTTCATAGATCATTTTGAAAAAAAACATGGTCAAGAGGGTGTTGTAGAGCTTGCTCATAAAATTGCAGAACAAGGACTTTCGTTTGAAACTCCAGTGTTTGATGGCGCACATTTTAAAGATGACATTAAGCCATTGTTAGAAAGTTTTGAACTTCCGATTAGTGGTGCATTTAAGCTTCGTGATGGTAGAACTGGAAATTATTTTGAACAACCAGTTACTGTTGGATCGATTTATATCATGAAGTTGAACCACATGGTGGATGATAAACTTCATGCACGTTCAGTTGGTCCTTATTCACTTGTTACGCAGCAACCATTAGGTGGTAAAGCTCAAAAAGGTGGCCAGCGTTTAGGTGAAATGGAAGTGTGGGCGCTTGAGGCTCACGGTGCAGCGTATGCTTTACAAGAAATGCTTACCTATAAGTCAGATGACGTGAGTGGGCGTCATAAAGTGTACGAAGCAATCGTACGTGGTGAGCAAGTTCCAGAACCAGGTTTACCAGAATCGTTTAATGTATTAGTTAAAGAATTGCAAAGTTTAGGATTGCAAGTGGACTTGTTCAAGAGTAGCAAGGAGAATGTCAGTGAATAA
- the rplK gene encoding 50S ribosomal protein L11: MAKKIKAKVKMQIQGGSANPGTVGAILGQHQVNMMDFCKQFNAQTANNKGDIVPVFMTVYEDKTFDFVLKKPPTTILIKKKLNLSKGSSRPHEDKVATISWKDIEEIAKIKMPDLNAHDIEQAKKIVAGSARSMGIDVLDNE, translated from the coding sequence ATGGCAAAAAAAATAAAAGCTAAAGTGAAAATGCAAATTCAAGGTGGTAGTGCTAATCCAGGAACGGTTGGCGCGATACTTGGCCAACACCAAGTCAATATGATGGATTTTTGCAAACAGTTTAATGCTCAAACGGCAAATAACAAGGGTGATATTGTTCCTGTCTTTATGACAGTTTATGAAGATAAAACATTTGATTTTGTTTTGAAGAAGCCTCCAACAACAATATTGATAAAGAAAAAATTAAATCTTTCCAAAGGCTCTTCTCGCCCGCACGAAGATAAAGTAGCCACTATATCATGGAAAGACATAGAAGAAATTGCTAAAATAAAAATGCCAGATTTAAATGCGCATGACATTGAGCAAGCAAAAAAAATTGTTGCTGGTAGTGCCCGTAGTATGGGTATTGATGTTTTAGATAACGAGTAG
- a CDS encoding 50S ribosomal protein L10, which translates to MNRQEKTLVIESLKNGFVESKASFIVEYQGLTVKQMQTLRGQLRKNGGKLYIAKARLAKIAAQGVPEAQGLIPYCKNQIGFVFASEEPPVIAKVLHEFTKKNEALSLIVACLDEQLLDSELIGRIANLPSRAVLLAQVCGTIKAPISGLVSIFNQMPARLVWALKQVAAKK; encoded by the coding sequence ATGAATCGTCAAGAAAAAACACTCGTTATTGAATCCCTCAAAAATGGCTTTGTAGAAAGTAAGGCATCTTTTATTGTGGAGTATCAGGGACTTACAGTTAAACAAATGCAGACATTGCGTGGACAATTACGAAAAAATGGTGGAAAATTGTACATTGCTAAGGCACGCTTAGCAAAGATTGCAGCGCAAGGAGTGCCAGAAGCTCAGGGCCTAATTCCTTATTGTAAAAATCAGATTGGTTTTGTTTTTGCTTCCGAAGAACCACCTGTTATTGCAAAAGTACTGCATGAGTTTACCAAAAAAAATGAGGCATTATCGCTTATTGTTGCCTGTTTAGATGAGCAGTTACTCGATAGTGAATTAATAGGTCGCATTGCAAATTTACCATCACGTGCGGTATTGTTGGCGCAGGTATGTGGTACTATTAAGGCGCCAATTTCTGGCTTAGTTAGTATTTTTAATCAAATGCCAGCTCGACTTGTTTGGGCGCTTAAGCAAGTGGCTGCGAAAAAATAG